In the Clostridium gelidum genome, TAAATTCAGTTAAAATCACTTAAAAAGACGAACATTAGATTGATAAAAAATAAAAAAATTCATGAAAGAGATAAAATGCTATTGATTTATAGACAAAAATATTGTAGGATTGAATATGTAAAAAAGATATATATATAGCATATTTAAGGTATTACATTAGGTTAAGCATAATCACTGAATCTTAAAAAGTGATATTAAAGATTAAAATGTAATATATGTGTATGTCATATGTAAATAATGAAAATTATACCTATATATGCTTAGAAATAAGGTTTAAGCGTTTCTACCGGACTACCGTAAATTGTCTGACTATGGGTGTTTATAGATATTTTAAATTATTTATAAACCCCTTTGTAATAACAAAGGGGCTTTTATATTTTAATGAGTATCTATAAATTCTTGTTATATTCTTTTATATTTTTTATCAATGTTAGCTAATTAATTAACTAACGAAAAATATTGTTTTTGAGTTGTAGTATTTATTTGTTGAACTCATAAAATAGGAGGAATTTAGATTGGGTAATGTATCAAAAAAAAAGGTGAACGAAACGGAGAACGGTATTCTAGAAAAATTATTTCATTTAACAAAAAACAAAACAACTGTTAAGACAGAAATATTAGCAGGTATCACTACTTTTTTTACTATGGCATATATATTAGTAGTAAATCCTGGTATCTTAAGTCAAGCAGGTATGGATAAATCAGCCGTATTTACAGCAACAGCGTTGGCTTCTTGCGTAGGTACATTAATTATGGCATTTGTTGCAAATTATCCATTTGGTATGGCTCCAGGTATGGGGTTAAATGCTCTTTTCACATTTACAATTTGTTTAACAATGAAGTTCTCATGGCAAACAGCTTTAGCAGCTTCATTTATCGAAGGAATTATATTTTTAGCACTTAATTTATTTAAAGTTAGACAAGCGATTATTGATAGTGTTCCACAAAGTTTAAAGCATGCTATTAGTATTGGTATTGGATTTTTTATAGCCTTCATAGGGTTACAAGGTGGAGGAATAATTATTGCGAATCCAGCTACATTAGTTGGTCTTGGAGATGTAAAAAGTATTCCAGTTTTATTAGCTTTTGTTGGAGTAGTATTAATTGCAATACTATATCAAAAACAAGTAAAAGGTTCATTCGTTATTGGAATGTTTGCTGTATATATACTCGGTGTAATGTTCGGAGTTGCTAGTTTACCTAATGGTATAGTATCTATGCCACCATCAGTTGCTCCAGTATTTATGCAATTTGATTTTAAGAGTGCAATGGTAATAGGAATAATTCCAGCTATTATTACTATGTTATTTATAGATATATTTGATAGTATTGGTACATTAATTGGTTTAGCTTCAAAAGCTGGTTATTTAGATGAAAAAGGTAATGTTATTAATGCAGATAAAGTTTTAACTGCTGATGCTATTGGTTCAACAATAGGTGCATGTTTAGGAACTTCTACACCTGTTGCTTTTGTTGAATCGGCAGCTGGTATTGCGGAAGGTGGAAGAACAGGATTAGCCGGTGTAACAATAGCTGCCTTATTCTTCTTATCATTATTCTTCTCACCAATTTTAACAGTTATACCAGGATTTGCGACAGCACCAGTTTTAATTGTTTTAGGATTATTAATGATGGAACCAATAACAAAGGTTGATTTTTCAGATTTCTCTGAAGGATTACCTGTATTCCTTACATTAATATTAACACTTTTAACATACTCAATTACAGATGGATTAGCTTTTGGATTTATATCTTATGTGTTAATAAAATTATTTACAGGTAAATCAAAAGAAGTTCCAGTGTCAATGTATGTTATTTCATTTTTCTTTATTATAATGTTCGTATTTAAATAATAGAGATTGTAATTTATGAATGATAAATACTCCATAGTGTAAAAAAATTACTATGGAGTATTTTTTCGTTGTTTTTTGATTGTGCCTAAGAAGTTTAAGAATGAAACTATGATAAAAAAGAGCGAATTTAATAACTATATTATAAAGTTGAAGTAGAATAATCATTTTGGATATATATTACAATGGAACTATTTGACACAAAATTTAATAAAAATTATAATAGTGATAAATTACAATAATTATATAAAAGGGAGAGATAATTAAAATGATAACATGCAAAAATCTTTATGAAAATAAGAATATTGAAATAGTAGAAGCTAAAGGAGGCATTAAAGTTCTTGAATATAAAAAGGATTTAAGTGTCGATACTACAAACGCAATGGCGTCATATTTTGCTTCAAAAATGAATGTTAGAAAGAGGCAAGTATTAATTGAATTAAACGGAAATGCATATACAATTAGTGCAGGTGCAATGCAATGGACTTCAGGAGCAGTTACTATGGGAGCTGATGTTAAAGGCTTTGGAGATTTATTAGGAAAAGCTTTATCTTCTAAGGTAACAAAGGAATCTGCAATTAAACCTAAATATCAAGGTAATGGCTTATTAATGTTAGAGCCTACTTATAAACATATTTTACTTGAGGATGTTTCACAGTGGGGAGGAATGGTACTAGATGATGGACTTTTCCTTGCTTGTGAATCAACAGTTCAACAAAAGGTAGTAGCCAGATCAAATCTATCTTCAGCACTACTTGGAAATGAAGGATTATTTAACTTATGTCTTAGCGGACAAGGTGTTGCTGTATTAGAAAGTCCTGTTCCAAGAGATGAACTTATAGAATTTGAACTAGAGAATGATGAGGTTAGAATTGATGGAAATTTTGCAATTGCTTGGTCTAAGTCATTAGATTTTAGAGTTGAAAAATCTGGCAAAAGTTTACTTGGATCTGCTGTTTCAGGGGAAGGATTGGTTAATGTATACCGTGGAACAGGGAAAATGCTTATGGCACCTATAGCATAGCAAATAAGAGAATCAATGCTTCAAGAATTTACATTTTTATGATATTGATATTATGAATTATGGTATAATTGGTATAAGATATGTTAAAAGTAAAAAGCCCTTAAATTATGGAGGAAATCTAATAGATAACTTTAAGCTAACATTTAAGGCTGGAAAGATAGTTGAATATGCAGTAGAAAATGGAGTTAATGATTCATTAACACATGTAGATTTTATGATAGGCTCAGCAGAACTCGAAATAATAGGAGAAACTGCTAGTGGTGAAAAGGTTCAAGTATTCAAAAATGGAAACTGGGTAATATAAACCATAATTATGCGTATATACTACCGAAATAAGGGGGCATGCATTTGTTACGGTTACTGAAGATTTTGATGTAACACTCAACAAAAGCAAGCTGCCTTATTTCCAGTTTAGGACATATATGTAATGTTATATTAAACATTTACTATACTTAGGAGCATATCCAAACAGAGAAATTTTCGTAGTCCTATGGAATAAACATGTATTCAATTTCGGTGGGATATACGCTTAAGTGCAGTTTTTATTTTCTAGCCCAGGTAGAAATAGCTTTAATATCTTCAGGGGTGGTTCTACAACAACCTCCAATTAGCTTAGCTCCTTTATCAAACCAACCTTTAGCATTACAACAGTAAGCTTCACTTGAGGAATCACCATGCCATGTTTTAGAATTAGCATTATATTCTTCGCCTGAATTTGGATATACTACTACAGGCTTATTCGAATTACTTTTAATTTCTGTAATTAATGATTGCACGTACTGAGGCGCAGTGCAATTTATTCCAATGGCAGCTACTTGCGCGCAATTATCTAGAAATTTTGCACAATCAGAAATTAGTGTTCCATCACTTATTTCTAAATCATTTTTACAACTAAAGCTTATCCAACAATAGACTCCAGGAAATTCTTCAAGCAGTTTGATAATAGCTTTAGCTTCTATAAGATTAGGTATAGTTTCACAAGCAAGAATATCGACACCTTCCTCTACTAAAATCTTTACTCTTGGTCTATGAAAATCAATTAGTTCTTCTTCTGTAATTTTATAATCTCCGCGATATTCAGAACCATCTGCAAGATATGCACCATAGGGACCTACTGAACCAGCAACTAATGGAGCAGGTCTGTTTGTCCTATTTAAAGGATCTTTCCAAAAATCATCTCTTGCTTTCTTAGCAATACTAACAGATTTTCTAATAAGTGATATTGCTTCAGATTCAGCAAAGCCTTTTTCTACAAAACCATCAATAGTAGCTTGGTAACTTGATGTAATCGCACAATCTGCACCAGAGGCAAAATAATCATAATGTACTTTTTCGATTATTTCAGGATTTTCAGCTAAAATTTTAGCTGACCAAAGGGAATCGTTAATGTCGCAACCTCTGTTTTCAAGTTCTGTGGCTAATGCGCCATCTAAAATAATTAATAAAAAATCTTTTAGGATATTATTTATTGGATTCATAATAGTTTTCCTCTTTTCTATAGATTTGTTGTAGGACACGTGAAAGGTAATTAACAGACTAAAGATGAGTTACATATTACACGAGCCTAAAATTAACAATTCATTGTTAATATTATATGTTATGTAATTGATGAATTCAATTAATATAACACATATTTTTGATATATTGTTATTTTTAATAGATCTAATTTACGTTTTAGCAGTATATTTACAGGCAAATTTATA is a window encoding:
- a CDS encoding NCS2 family permease — translated: MGNVSKKKVNETENGILEKLFHLTKNKTTVKTEILAGITTFFTMAYILVVNPGILSQAGMDKSAVFTATALASCVGTLIMAFVANYPFGMAPGMGLNALFTFTICLTMKFSWQTALAASFIEGIIFLALNLFKVRQAIIDSVPQSLKHAISIGIGFFIAFIGLQGGGIIIANPATLVGLGDVKSIPVLLAFVGVVLIAILYQKQVKGSFVIGMFAVYILGVMFGVASLPNGIVSMPPSVAPVFMQFDFKSAMVIGIIPAIITMLFIDIFDSIGTLIGLASKAGYLDEKGNVINADKVLTADAIGSTIGACLGTSTPVAFVESAAGIAEGGRTGLAGVTIAALFFLSLFFSPILTVIPGFATAPVLIVLGLLMMEPITKVDFSDFSEGLPVFLTLILTLLTYSITDGLAFGFISYVLIKLFTGKSKEVPVSMYVISFFFIIMFVFK
- a CDS encoding AIM24 family protein: MITCKNLYENKNIEIVEAKGGIKVLEYKKDLSVDTTNAMASYFASKMNVRKRQVLIELNGNAYTISAGAMQWTSGAVTMGADVKGFGDLLGKALSSKVTKESAIKPKYQGNGLLMLEPTYKHILLEDVSQWGGMVLDDGLFLACESTVQQKVVARSNLSSALLGNEGLFNLCLSGQGVAVLESPVPRDELIEFELENDEVRIDGNFAIAWSKSLDFRVEKSGKSLLGSAVSGEGLVNVYRGTGKMLMAPIA
- the mmuM gene encoding homocysteine S-methyltransferase, with the protein product MNPINNILKDFLLIILDGALATELENRGCDINDSLWSAKILAENPEIIEKVHYDYFASGADCAITSSYQATIDGFVEKGFAESEAISLIRKSVSIAKKARDDFWKDPLNRTNRPAPLVAGSVGPYGAYLADGSEYRGDYKITEEELIDFHRPRVKILVEEGVDILACETIPNLIEAKAIIKLLEEFPGVYCWISFSCKNDLEISDGTLISDCAKFLDNCAQVAAIGINCTAPQYVQSLITEIKSNSNKPVVVYPNSGEEYNANSKTWHGDSSSEAYCCNAKGWFDKGAKLIGGCCRTTPEDIKAISTWARK